Within the Pieris napi chromosome 10, ilPieNapi1.2, whole genome shotgun sequence genome, the region ATATTGTATGTGTCAGGTAAATTTAGAGCTTTCGGTAATTTGTCTGTACTAAGTCATCTTTATTAGAacaatattaaatgataaagAAACTCAAAgacaaactaaattatttataatttttgaccAATGTGAGATTGGTCAATGtaagtaaaaaacaaaatagcgTAAAAATACTGAATACtttgaattataatatttttaatttattgggtttctcttttatttaagttGCCTTAACAGGTTGTAAAGAGAAGCTATGTTTATTGCATATTTAAATGGtaggaataatataataaaaactttattattttagcatGGACCCTGATCCCACGGTCCGCCATTCGTTTTGGTCAGTAGTTGTTGGAGGCACAATGTACTGGGTGAGCATGTTTTGCGCAAACCAGGCATCCGTACAAAAATACTTATCTGTTGAGCGCATATCTCAAGCTAGAATCGCTCTATGGGTATCTGCAATTGGCTTGATTGCCGTGTATTCTGTGAATTTCATCACCGGAGCAGTGCTTGCCGCCCATTATGCTGGATGCGATCCAATACAGGTGAgttgaatataaattagtataatAGGTCTTGTATTATGTACTGTTTCAATAACTATGTCGCGCGGTTGGTTTATTCAAGTTGAATGTCGAATCAAACCGagaaaacgaaaataaaatattagaatgaTGATTTAAAGATGACTTCAcagttaaatattatgattatcGATAGATACGTGCTTATctcgttttaaaataaaaaataaatacatccaTCAAAAGTTCATAAGTTcagaaaccaaaaaaaaataaaccttaaATCCCATAGCTGTTACCAATaggtatacaataataaacttaCCAATTCCTAGGCTGGAGTTATCAGTGCATCGGATCGATTACTTCCATTGTATGTGGTGAGGGAATTTGGAAAATACCCCGGCGTTCCTGGCTTCTTCGTCGCAGGCATTTTCGCTGCTAGTCTcgggtaaatattttattgctcaTTCTGatgtaataagaataattaaaccgaaaataaacatacattattatttattattattaagtttattattaagcaTCATAGGTACTGTACGCTGACAAATAACCTACGAACGCTAATGTTCCAAATTAAAGATTGGTTACTTAGGTAATTCTTAggaattattacaaataaaattaaccatTTTTAAAACACCACTATAATACACTCAATTAAAACTTGTAACCCGTTGGGTATGATAGCTCTCGAATCACTAACTCAGATTCAGTATTAGGTCTTAAATTAAGAACTAACCAGAAATGTCCAGATAGCATTCCGGTTTCAATTTGAGACATCTCCCTCGAATTTAACCTTAATCAAGTCCATTTGGTGTcagctttaatatttttatgtaaggagcctaaatacatttttaataaaagaaaccgttgcacaaattttaattatctttattaatcCGTTTAAACCAGGTTTTCAATAATTTCAACATTCATAAAAAAGTTTGACAGCTCTCAGATTTAggtttaattgtataataccgacctaaactttaaaaattcttGCTCTTAAACGGATTAGTAAATTTCCTAAGATAAATAACTTACTTCTTAATATGTTAAGTATAGTAATGAGCCAATCACAGCGAAATAAACTAATTGATTGCAAATTAAACAtgctacaataaaaatatgctaAACTTCCGagacaattttatttagaaatatttttattttttatttatattgtcgTTTAAAATTTAGTGCTATATTTGAAAGTTTaagatgtattaattatttccacAGTACTGTTGCATCAGCCCTAAACTCTCTGGCTGCAGTCGCGTGCCAAGACTTAGCAAACGGCTTATTAGGGATAACACTTCCAGAAGAGAAAGGGGCAATGGTAAAAACGTTAATACTTCTAAGACAAAAGTAACTAAACTGTACTTCAGCTAAATATATGCTATAAAcctaagttttattttaatacctttatcttttattcattatttctaCATTATCTTATAAAACTTAGAATACTCATCGAAGTCTAAGTTTTAATAAGACACTTTAAATTCctaagtgattttttttattatttagatagcAAAGTGGGTATGCTTGGCCTGTGGTGCTATCTCATTTGCTCTGGTCTTCATTGTGGAACGACTTGGGCCAGTTCTACAATTGGCGCTCTCATTCAACGGCATGGCTGGAGGTGTTTCCTTGGGTCTCTTTAGTTTAGGAATGTTATTCCCGTGGGCCAATTCTACGGTAAATATGTTAAAACTATATGCactctttttataattttgattttttgtgcttataaTTATGTTACTCTGTATTAGTGCACATGTTACTTAGACCACACAGCGCCAACTTAGCGAATTAAATGCGACTTCGTGAGATCCTAACTTAAactttgatgatttgctattttaaaagagtaccgagagttttttacgcaggctttttctctcggcctacaccctctgtcttctttgccgatgagtagggatgcctacaaattcaaatttaatgacgtggaataagtgatacttacctgtatcttatgttccataataaacatattttatttttttattttaaaggaaattacacattaattataaaccCGTACCAGGGGTTCATCAAAAGCCTTAaacttttgaaaattattttcttcacAGGGTGCAGTGGCAGGCGGTATTTTTGGGCTACTCGTAGTGGTTGTGGCGGGCGGTGGTGCACAACTAGCGCAGGTTCCACTTCCGCGGCTTCCTACATCGACGGATTCCTGTCCTGCTTACTATAATCTGACTTCCTTGATTATTTCCCCAAGGTAATACTAGTTTGTAGAATGTTTCCTATTTTGCACTCTCGCTATAATTTGTGGTCCACACATGATAACAATTAATCGGTTCTAATTTTTTGTACGGTCTATTTGTATACCTTACAATTGGTGAAAAATGGATATTTTTGCAGCGAAAACCAAGACGAAGCAGTTTTTTGGTTATTCAGAGTCTCATACCTATGGTATTCAAGCCTGGGTTGTGTAGCTACCGTCTTAGCTGGAATGGTTGTATCAGTGATAACTGGTGTAACGGATCCCGCCCATGTGCCAATTGATTTAATTTCACCACCAGTCATATCCCTATTAAGTGCCTTGCCGAAGAAATTAAAGGTAGGCATCCGTTGACTTTAAcacacattaatatttatatacagcaAACATTacgtttaaaaaatttgtatCGATCCCGGTGaaacataacaaaattttGGCATTTGCGAATATAAATGCCTAGCAATATTTAAagcaagatttttttttaatcagcctcaatattcatttttatatattcttttttttctatagCAGTATATAGTATGTTTGTCCGTATGTCTATCATTAGACAGACAAATATTTCTGACTTTGCCTTTGCATTGCTAAAAGAATTTGGTTAGAGGTTTCACCACTCAGTGAACTTGTGTGTTTACATTGTAAGAATTGGTTAACTGCTTATGATTCAGAAAGCGTTACGGATACCAACGCGTATGGGGTTGGAAAGGCGGCGAAGTTCGAGCGTGCGGCCGCCAAGTATTGCAGATGACAAGGACACGAGACGGCGCAGGCGCCTCTCGGAATTAGCTGGTGGTGTTTTTTATAGCGACGCACAGATCCTTACGCAAGGACATGACAACCTCGCAATGGACACAGAGAAAAGCCATGACCATTACCATCGCACTAGCTTTAAATTGGATAAACAATCAAGTCCACAACTTTCTAGAACATCTACTTGTTAAGTTTAGTATATTAGCGTATTATTGTAGGTACTAGAGTAATACAACGTACAGGTattcaacaaataattaagGCATATTCTTCCTGGGTACCTATTTTCaagttacaaattaaattatatatacatagttgtacttaatgaaaataaccAAATTACTGTACTGGCAATTATTCCTATACCATAAACGTATGTACTTACTTAACTTATTCCGGTAAAGTGTAAACTATTTAAGACTAATTTTACCGTTTCATTATTGATTAAATGTCTAACAAGTGCAAACCAGTTTATTAATGAccttatattttgaaaatgtgtgaaatattatttgattgtttTGCATCGTTGAATTTGAGTTACTGTTTTGTTATCGCAACGTTGagaatcataataaataatcaatttgTTCACGCAGCTCATACGTCAAGCATAATAAACCTACATAGCCGTATAAGTAGGCACCCAAATAGCCATATAGCATACGACCTCGAAGCGAGATTGATACTTAAACTTTTGTGCATTTTAATTCATGATAATACTATAGGTTTCTAATTTCTGTGTGCCCTGCTGTGCCACTTGTTTTCTAATACATATAATCATAATGATTGGTTCCTAAAAATAAGATTCCAAATAGGTTTTAGGGATTCCATTCTCTCATCTAATACTGACTACAACTGATCCATAATTTAAAGATAAGAAAAAATTGGGCCGATTGAGTGTCGGAATTatctatttacatttacatagaTAATTCCGACACGTTGGGGGCAAAGATTATCCATAAATAGaacttatgtatattttattatttatttcaacctaaattaaacttattattacaaataaacggaaaacaaatataatataagtatatgAAACATCTAGACATT harbors:
- the LOC125052811 gene encoding sodium-coupled monocarboxylate transporter 1, with product MAIDNFKWRCPLLKLTLLHKLVVFTTTSCIIAAASASTLNVSTSINNTSSGNETDLSELFHWQDYGVLAAMLFVSCAIGVFYGYCGEKQTTGDDFLLGGSSMGTFPMALSLAASFITAIELLGNPAEMYIAGAQFWMICIAFVLVVPISSQLYLPVFMRLRLTSCYEYLEVRFCKSMRVYASALYMLQMILYTAVAVYAPALALSDVTGLNTYVAVSLVYVVCIFYASQGGMKAVIMTDSFQSAVLLASLATVLALGADQVGGLNAVWDYSRRSDRLHFFDMDPDPTVRHSFWSVVVGGTMYWVSMFCANQASVQKYLSVERISQARIALWVSAIGLIAVYSVNFITGAVLAAHYAGCDPIQAGVISASDRLLPLYVVREFGKYPGVPGFFVAGIFAASLGTVASALNSLAAVACQDLANGLLGITLPEEKGAMIAKWVCLACGAISFALVFIVERLGPVLQLALSFNGMAGGVSLGLFSLGMLFPWANSTGAVAGGIFGLLVVVVAGGGAQLAQVPLPRLPTSTDSCPAYYNLTSLIISPSENQDEAVFWLFRVSYLWYSSLGCVATVLAGMVVSVITGVTDPAHVPIDLISPPVISLLSALPKKLKKALRIPTRMGLERRRSSSVRPPSIADDKDTRRRRRLSELAGGVFYSDAQILTQGHDNLAMDTEKSHDHYHRTSFKLDKQSSPQLSRTSTC